Proteins from a genomic interval of Diospyros lotus cultivar Yz01 chromosome 6, ASM1463336v1, whole genome shotgun sequence:
- the LOC127804519 gene encoding uncharacterized protein LOC127804519 → MGGPDPIPEPAPVPNPTPPPASPTPTDSVAELRQEVSELRGTMASMLRHFEEFMAHQGRPGQAPPVAGNEPVLQENVSGQTSNPVQQEVEPQGMDGNAGNQLVRNFMALRPSEFRGGNDVLVTEEWLMAIEKHLRTIGCTDARKVQLATYLFRGAAERWWETARLQKTYEFIELTQGNMSVAQYEEEFTSLACFAPELVDTDEKKATKFLRGLRVEIRFQLAGAQFTDYSTLVHRAYIIERERSELRAALTATRGSGSAQGQGNDRKRKGAPGPSRGTPDIPPCKTCGKRHRDPCRYDRGVTCYTCGQAGHVQRDCPQGSGRAGSQEVTCFKCGRKGHKANVCSVPPQRGGLRPGYQSDRSGQRQSVPRLQGMAPSLALPPGQSTADADRPHIQERVFALTTAEAEQGKDTVQGILSLYDIDVCVLFDTGSTHSFVAPRVVCHIPISSTLLPYYLIVTTLGDTKMVGSEVYRDCKIMVHDKEFPGNLVVLDIKDFDLILGMDWLSQHYAKVDCRHKVIHFELPHHPIVVYRGIKPMSSTPLISVMKAEKLMRHGCEAYLALVTTGKEDKVELLDIPMVCEFPDVFPEELPGLPPSREVEFSIDLVPGTQPVSRAPYRIAPNELKELKVQLEELIEKGFIRPSASSWGAPVLFLRGASVFSKIDLRYGYHQVRVREEDVKKTAFCTRYGHYEFVVMPFGLTNAPAVFMDLMNRVFREYLDSFVIVFIDDILIYSPSLEDHETHLRLALQRLRERQLYAKFISGEGISVDPEKVKAVIEWPQPTTVTGIRSFLGLAGYYKRFIEGFSRLSSPMTKLTRKGVKYEWNEACERSFEELKKRLTSAPVLAIPRSGETFSIFSDASHSGLGCVLMQDGRVNAYASRQLKKHEMNYPTHDLELAAKELNMRQRRWMELLKDYDCEILYHPGKANVVADALSRRGAYMAAMKTQEWMLLSQMGELSISGPEERPTGYCSYLRVQPDVMEQIRVQQSHDVKLTQILADVGKFSPVGFSQRGDGMLLFQD, encoded by the exons GTCCTGATCCCATTCCGGAGCCTGCACCTGTACCTAACCCTACACCACCCCCAGCATCGCCTACTCCTACAGATTCAGTGGCAGAGTTGCGCCAAGAGGTTAGTGAGTTGAGGGGCACGATGGCTTCCATGTTGAGGCATTTCGAGGAATTCATGGCCCATCAGGGCAGGCCAGGACAGGCGCCACCGGTAGCAGGGAATGAGCCTGTCTTACAAGAAAATGTTAGTGGTCAGACGTCGAACCCAGTGCAGCAGGAGGTTGAGCCCCAGGGTATGGATGGTAATGCTGGCAATCAGTTGGTGAGGAACTTCATGGCACTCAGGCCATCAGAATTCAGAGGGGGAAATGACGTTTTGGTTACAGAAGAGTGGCTGATGGCAATAGAGAAACATCTGCGGACCATAGGATGCACTGATGCACGGAAGGTACAACTGGCCACATACCTATTTCGGGGAGCAGCTGAGAGGTGGTGGGAGACGGCCAGACT CCAAAAGACATACGAGTTCATCGAGTTGACCCAGGGCAACATGTCAGTGGCTCAGTATGAGGAGGAGTTCACCTCCCTAGCATGCTTTGCCCCCGAGTTAGTAGACACTGATGAGAAGAAAGCGACCAAGTTCTTAAGAGGGTTGCGAGTGGAGATTCGATTTCAGCTGGCAGGTGCGCAGTTCACTGACTATTCTACACTGGTACATCGGGCATACATcattgagagggagaggagCGAGCTGAGAGCAGCCCTGACAGCTACTAGGGGGTCAGGCTCAGCCCAGGGACAAGGCAATGACAGGAAGCGGAAGGGTGCACCAGGGCCTTCAAGAGGCACGCCAGACATCCCCCCATGCAAGACATGTGGAAAGAGGCATCGTGACCCATGCCGCTACGATAGAGGGGTGACATGTTACACTTGTGGTCAAGCGGGGCACGTACAGAGGGACTGCCCTCAGGGGTCAGGTAGAGCAGGCAGCCAGGAGGTGACATGTTTTAAATGTGGGCGCAAGGGCCATAAGGCCAACGTTTGTTCAGTGCCACCCCAGCGAGGAGGCCTAAGGCCGGGGTATCAGAGTGATAGATCTGGGCAGAGGCAGTCAGTGCCTAGACTTCAGGGGATGGCACCATCATTGGCACTACCACCAGGACAGAGCACCGCAGATGCTGATAGACCCCACATCCAGGAGCGAGTGTTCGCCTTGACTACAGCTGAAGCAGAGCAAGGGAAAGACACAGTGCAAGGTATCTTATCCTTATATGATATTgatgtttgtgttttatttgatacGGGATCCACACACTCTTTTGTTGCACCTAGGGTGGTATGTCATATTCCAATTTCCAGTACATTATTACCATATTATTTGATTGTGACTACTCTGGGAGATACGAAAATGGTGGGTAGTGAGGTGTATAGGGATTGTAAAATCATGGTGCACGATAAGGAGTTTCCGGGGAATTTGGTGGTGCTAGACATAaaagattttgatcttattttgggcATGGACTGGCTATCCCAACACTATGCTAAGGTTGATTGTCGGCACAAggtaattcattttgagttgccTCATCATCCAATTGTTGTGTATagaggcattaaaccaatgagcTCCACACCCTTGATTTCGGTGATGAAGGCGGAGAAATTAATGCGACATGGTTGCGAGGCATATTTGGCTTTAGTGACGACTGGTAAGGAGGACAAGGTGGAATTGCTAGATATTCCGATGGTCTGTGAATTTCCCGATGTATTTCCTGAAGAGTTGCCAGGATTGCCGCCATCGAGGGAGGTTGAGTTCTCTATTGACTTAGTACCAGGTACGCAGCCAGTTTCTAGGGCTCCTTACAGGATAGCtccaaatgaattgaaagagcTAAAGGTGCAGTTGGAGGAATTGATTGAGAAGGGATTCATCCGCCCGAGTGCCTCATCTTGGGGTGCTCCAGTTTTATTC TTACGTGGAGCATCCGTCTTTTCGAAGATTGACTTGAGGTATGGATACCATCAGGTCAGGGTCAGAGAAGAAGATGTAAAGAAGACTGCTTTTTGCACTAGGTACGGccattacgagtttgtggtcatgccatttgggttgactaaTGCCCCGGcagtcttcatggatttgatgaacaggGTGTTTAGAGAGTATTTGGATAGCTTTGTTATAGTGTTCATTGATGACATACTCATCTACTCGCCGAGTTTGGAGGACCATGAGACCCACCTTAGGCTGGCATTGCAGAGGCTGAGGGAGAggcagttgtatgccaagttca TATCTGGTGAGGGTATTTCAGTAGACCCTGAAAAAGTGAAGGCAGTGATTGAGTGGCCACAACCGACTACAGTGACCGGCATCAGGAGCTTTTTGGGGCTAGCAGGTTACTACAAAAGATTCATTGAGGGTTTCTCTAGGCTTTCCTCTCCTATGACAAAGTTGACTCGGAAGGGAGTTAAGTACGAATGGAACGAGGCTTGTGAGCGTagctttgaggagttgaagaagAGGCTAACCTCAGCACCGGTATTGGCTATTCCTAGGAGTGGAGAGACATTTTCCATCTTCAGTGATGCGTCACACTCAGGTCTCggatgtgtattgatgcaggatGGACGAGTGAATGCCTATGCCtcgagacaattgaagaaacatgagatgaactaccctactcatgactTGGAGTTAGCGGCA aaggagttgaacatgaggcaacgtAGGTGGATGGAGCTTTTGAAGGACTATGATTGTGAGATCTTGTACCATCCGGGGAAGGCCAACGTGGTGGCCGACGCATTGAGTCGCCGAGGGGCTTATATGGCGGCTATGAAGACCCAGGAATGGATGCTTTTGAGTCAGATGGGGGAGTTATCTATCTCTGGACCCGAAGAGAGACCTACGGGGTATTGTTCGTACCTAAGGGTACAACCTGATGTGATGGAACAGATTAGGGTGCAACAATCACACGATGTGAAGTTGACCCAGATCTTGGCAGATGTGGGGAAGTTTTCCCCAGTGGGTTTCAGCCAAAGGGGCGATGGGATGCTACTATTCCAAGATTGA